The window TTCGAGGCCGAATAGTTGACCTGGCCCATTTGGCCTTTCTGGCCGTTGATCGAGGAAATGGTGATGACGCGGCCGAACCTGCGGTCGCGCATGCCGCCCCACAGCGGATGCGTCATGTTGAAGACACCCGACAGGTTGGTGTCGATGACCTCTTTCCACTGCTCGGGCGTCAGTTTGTGGAACATGGCGTCGCGGGTGATGCCGGCATTGTTGACCAGCACCGAAACCGGGCCGAGGTCGGCCTCGACCTGCTTGATGCCGGCGGCGCAGGCGTCGTAGTCGGCGACCGACCATTTGTAGGTCTTGATAGCGGTCTCGGCGGTGAACTTGCTTGCGGCCTCGTCATTGCCGGCATAGTTCGCGGCGACCGAATAGCCGGCGCTCTTCAGCGCCACCGAAATCGCGGCACCGATGCCGCGCGATCCGCCCGTGACGATTGCTACTTTGGTCATGAAGTTCCTCCCTTTTGGTCGAAGGAGCGAATAGGGAGTAGCGAAGCCCGCTGCGCCGACGCCGTTCTTCCCTATTCGCTATTCGCTACTCCCTATTCGCTATTGGCTCAGTTCAGCGCTTCCACGCACATGGCGACGCCCATGCCGCCGCCGATGCACAGCGTGGCGAGGCCCTTTTTGGCGCCGCGGCGGCGCATTTCGAAGACCAGCGTGTTGAAGATGCGGGCGCCCGAGGCGCCGATCGGATGGCCGATGGCAATCGCGCCGCCATTGACGTTGACGATCGACGGATCCCAGCCGAGCCCCTTGTTGACCGCGCAGGCCTGGGCGGCGAAAGCCTCGTTCGCCTCGACCAGGTCGAGATCCTTCACCGACCAGCCGGCCTTCTCCAACGCCCTCTTGGAAGCGGGAATCGGCCCGGTGCCCATGACCGCCGGATCGACGCCGGCGGTTGCCCAGGACGCGATGCGCACCAGCGGGGTAATGCCGCGCCTGGCGGCCTCCGCCTCCGTCATCAGCAGCGCGCCGGCTGCGCCGTCGTTGATGCCGGACGCGTTGGCGGCGGTGACCGTGCCGTCCTTGTCGAAGGCCGGCCGCAGTTTGGTCATGGCATCCAGCGTCGCGCCGTGGCGGACATACTCGTCCTGATCGACGATGGTGTCGCCCTTCTTGCCCTTGATGGCAAAGGCGACGATCTCGTCCTTGAACTTGCCGGCCTTCTGCGCGGCCTCGGCCTTGTTCTGCGAGGCCAGCGCGAACTGGTCCTGTTCTTCGCGGGTGATCTGGAACTGGCGGGCGACATTCTCGGCGGTGTTGCCCATATGGTAGCCGTTGAAGGCGTCCCACAGGCCGTCCTTGATCATGGTGTCGATCATCTTGTAGTCGCCCATCTTGACGCCGGCGCGCAGATGCTCGGCATGCGGCGACAGCGACATCGATTCCTGGCCGCCGGCGACGATCACCCTGGCGTCGCCCGTGGCGATCTGCTGCATGCCGAGCGCGATCGCCCTGAGGCCCGAGCCGCAAACCTGGTTGAGGCCCCAGGCGGTGGTCTCCTTGGGCAGGCCGGCATTGATCGAGGCCTGGCGGGCGGGGTTCTGGCCTTGCGCGGCGGTCAGCACCTGGCCGAGGATGACCTCGTCGACTTCGTTCGCCTCGACGCCTGAACGCGCGAGCAATTCCCGGATGACCACGGCGCCGAGCTCATGCGCCGGCGTGGCGGCGAAACTGCCGTTGAAGGAACCGACAGCGGTGCGGGCGGCGCTGGCGACGACGATTGAATTGGAAGCGGACATTTTCTTCTCCAGGCTTCGAGGTGTCGTGTTTTAGGGTTCCGTTAAAGACTTTTCTTGCCCGTTCCAGAACCCAAGTCAAACCGGAAATGGGCATGGCCGCCATGCGCCGCAAGCAGGCCACGCGGTTGGCTCGCCGCGGCGCAGCGATCGTGGCGCAGCATTTTCCACCTGTCGTGCAGCACAAATTGATGCCGCACTGCACAAACCGCTTGGAATTGTGAGGCTTTTGCGCGTATCCTCGACAAATGGCGCAATCGTTACCGGCCGCTTACTCACATGCGCCGGTATCCTGGGGAGGATACGGATGGCCGCAAAAGACGACCCGATCGTCATCAAGAAATATGCCAATCGCCGGCTCTACAACACCGGCACCAGCACCTATGTGACGCTCGAGGATCTGGCCGAGATGGTCAAGAAAGGCGAGGAGTTCACGGTGCAGGACGCCAAGACCGGCGACGACATCACGCATCCGGTTCTCACCCAGATCATCTTCGAGCTGGAGAACAAGGACGGGCAGAACATGCTGCCGATCCCCTTCCTGCGCCAGCTTATCGCCTTCTACGGCGACCAGATGCAGATGATCGTGCCCAGCTTCCTCGAACAATCGATGATCGCCTTCGCCAAGGAGCAGGAGCGCTTCCGCGAGCAGCTGAAGGGCACCTTCGGCAAGACGCCGATCGATTTGATGAAGACGCCGATGAAGGCGCTGGAAGAGCAGACGCGCCGAAACGTCGAGATGTTTCAGAACGCCATGCGCATGTTCACGCCGTTCCCGCCGGCCGGAACCAATTCCACAACTCCGGCCGAGCCCGCCAAGAAGGACGCGCCGGAAAAGACCGATGACCTGCAGGAATTGAAAGCGCAGATCGCCGCCATGCAACGCAAGCTCGACACGATGTCTTGAGAGTGTCGTTTCTGGCAGCCGCTGGCGTCTGAGATCAGTCGAAACGGCCCACCCCTTTGTCACCCCAGGGTCTGTGTTCGTCGCTCCGCCCAAACGGGAAAACCTCAGGCGGCTTCTTCCTGCTCGTCGTCCTTGTCGTGCGCTTTCGCGCCGACGTCATTTCTCGGGCTTGTCCCGAGAATCTACCGGGTCCTCAGGACTGATCGCGGGCCTTCATAGGACGGTGGATCCTTGGGACAGGTCGAGGGATGACGAATGAATCGGCGTTTCGGCCAATCTCCAACGTCGGTAACCCGGCAGGAACGGGAGCTGTCCCTGCTCGCCTTATGGTCCAAGCACTTCCCAAGACACGGCACTTGACTGCAAATTGAATCGATCTAATTTGCGGCGCAAATCCATCTCTGACCCGGATTCTGGATCGTGAGCGCTCAAGACATCATGCAGGCCGCCATCCGCGGCCGCTGGGCCGTGGCCGGAATTTTTCTTGCCAATGGCTTCCTGACCGGCAGCTGGGCGCCACAGATCCCGGTGCTTCTGACCAGGCTCGACATTTCGAAATTCACGCTCGGCCTATTGATCCTGTTGTTCGGCGCCGGCGCCGTCACCGCCATGAGCTGGTGCGGGCATCTCATTTCAAAACATGGCTCGCGCACCGTGCTGCGCTGGTTCGGCATCTGCGGCAGCTTCGGCCTGCTGGTCGTGGCGCTGGCGCCCAATGTGCCGCTGGCGGCCATCGCCATGATCCTCTTCGGCGGCTCGATCGGCGGCATGGATGTCGCCATGAATTCCAATGCGGTGGTGGTTGAACGAAGGCTCGCCCGCGCCATCATGTCGTCCTCGCACGGCTTCTGGAGCCTCGGCGGCTTCGCCGGCGGCGCGCTCGGCGGCTACGCCATCCAGAATTACGGTTACCTCACCCATGTGATCGTGGTGACGGCTCTGGCCTTCGCCGTGCTTACCTCTGCTGTTGGCCACCTCATCGAGGAGGACAAGCCGCAGGCCGCACAGCATCGGAAATTCTCGCTGCCGCGGCACACGATCGTCTATCTGGTCGGAGTGATGGCGCTGCTCACCATGATTTCCGAGGGCGCGGTGCTCGACTGGGCGGCGCTCTATCTCCACCAGGAACTCGGCGCCGATCTTGCGGTCGCCGGCCTCGCCTATGCCGCTTTCTCCGGCGTCATGGCCGTTATGCGCTTTTTGGGAGACGGCGTGCGCAACCGCTTCGGCGCGGTGTCGACGCTGCGCGGCTCGGCCCTTGTCGCCGCCGCCGGCATGCTGATGGCCGGGCTGTCGCCGTCGCCCTGGCTGGCCATCGCCGCTTTCGCCCTTTGCGGCTTCGGCATCGCCAACACGGTGCCGATCATTTTCTCGGCCGGCGGCAACCAGGAAGGCATGTCGTCGGGCACCGGCATGAGCGTCGTCACCACAATGGGCTATTCGGGTATCCTGGTAGCGCCGTCGGCAATCGGTTTCATCGCCGAGCATTCGAGCTTCGGCCCGATCTTCATCGCGCTGTCGGGCCTGCTGGCCGTCGTGCTCTTGATGGCAGGGCTCGCTCACCGGGCCGAGTTCGCCCCTGAGCCGGATGATTTCAGGTCCGATCGACCTGAAATCATCCGGCTCTGAGATTAGAGAAATAGAGCATGATGTCGTCCGAAAACCGCTTCACACTTTTCGGCATCATGCTCTAGCCAGCCGAATA is drawn from Mesorhizobium sp. B1-1-8 and contains these coding sequences:
- the phaR gene encoding polyhydroxyalkanoate synthesis repressor PhaR; amino-acid sequence: MAAKDDPIVIKKYANRRLYNTGTSTYVTLEDLAEMVKKGEEFTVQDAKTGDDITHPVLTQIIFELENKDGQNMLPIPFLRQLIAFYGDQMQMIVPSFLEQSMIAFAKEQERFREQLKGTFGKTPIDLMKTPMKALEEQTRRNVEMFQNAMRMFTPFPPAGTNSTTPAEPAKKDAPEKTDDLQELKAQIAAMQRKLDTMS
- a CDS encoding acetyl-CoA C-acetyltransferase; the protein is MSASNSIVVASAARTAVGSFNGSFAATPAHELGAVVIRELLARSGVEANEVDEVILGQVLTAAQGQNPARQASINAGLPKETTAWGLNQVCGSGLRAIALGMQQIATGDARVIVAGGQESMSLSPHAEHLRAGVKMGDYKMIDTMIKDGLWDAFNGYHMGNTAENVARQFQITREEQDQFALASQNKAEAAQKAGKFKDEIVAFAIKGKKGDTIVDQDEYVRHGATLDAMTKLRPAFDKDGTVTAANASGINDGAAGALLMTEAEAARRGITPLVRIASWATAGVDPAVMGTGPIPASKRALEKAGWSVKDLDLVEANEAFAAQACAVNKGLGWDPSIVNVNGGAIAIGHPIGASGARIFNTLVFEMRRRGAKKGLATLCIGGGMGVAMCVEALN
- the phbB gene encoding acetoacetyl-CoA reductase is translated as MTKVAIVTGGSRGIGAAISVALKSAGYSVAANYAGNDEAASKFTAETAIKTYKWSVADYDACAAGIKQVEADLGPVSVLVNNAGITRDAMFHKLTPEQWKEVIDTNLSGVFNMTHPLWGGMRDRRFGRVITISSINGQKGQMGQVNYSASKAGDIGFSKALAQEGARAGITVNVICPGYIATDMVMAVPEKVRESIIAQIPVGRLGEPQEIARCVVFLASEEAGFITGSTITANGGQYFA
- a CDS encoding MFS transporter, translating into MQAAIRGRWAVAGIFLANGFLTGSWAPQIPVLLTRLDISKFTLGLLILLFGAGAVTAMSWCGHLISKHGSRTVLRWFGICGSFGLLVVALAPNVPLAAIAMILFGGSIGGMDVAMNSNAVVVERRLARAIMSSSHGFWSLGGFAGGALGGYAIQNYGYLTHVIVVTALAFAVLTSAVGHLIEEDKPQAAQHRKFSLPRHTIVYLVGVMALLTMISEGAVLDWAALYLHQELGADLAVAGLAYAAFSGVMAVMRFLGDGVRNRFGAVSTLRGSALVAAAGMLMAGLSPSPWLAIAAFALCGFGIANTVPIIFSAGGNQEGMSSGTGMSVVTTMGYSGILVAPSAIGFIAEHSSFGPIFIALSGLLAVVLLMAGLAHRAEFAPEPDDFRSDRPEIIRL